A genomic stretch from Plasmodium cynomolgi strain B DNA, chromosome 8, whole genome shotgun sequence includes:
- a CDS encoding hypothetical protein (putative) has translation IKFFDYGYYVNNILDGKDNFTYLDIHLVDGFLWDINKANVSEEIKRQNISKVDLQFILRWHLYSESRSISLVCGRAEPDGGSVCGRGGSSGRSGSSDSSCRSGSSGRSESSGRRGSSGDSRRSGGNGHIPEEAAQSSGGYTADEQDAEGASRVGDTPNSGDASKTGDTSNSGDASKTGDTSNSGDASDVESAPEGESRADQVTKHYNDYYKNLLQVRNQNFESILSLVYYMFLENLGIFTKNCGVTVFGLLLSEVRNKDIDCNILILFELLKFGFLTTEPLVPPNGKSYPENAYASVLNCKNLTEQDKKSVTLLSRIYSLYNVDIDNCTTYDGLIDFDLCAFFAVVKIIKKTLRQLLQACIANVLVSNMDLIHLLPENLYNPNDSNISGFFVTHHLMGVLTKYFLLFNFDDLKRGETTIRKGSGGSTSESETTTLDKAHEQGVKSAGVIQEKVHSEIIMGGTEENKSNSNHVSQNGKDEKIAQGNPPIPPQNEKVSKTEHVEQRDHQSLKKNSSRTDASMSNERAESSSPNSWKGCSTRNNKPNEDHACEGDSTVEDVCTDERNGFIGRESEGEGSGPKNHDFLGGSGTRRSSSEGAGNNSYECEETGNAERRNGLYPKGQDNSQNNFNEFEKAVRKNFPSFLNPIIDLCNAINTWRDHLSLITQLEKHTNVYDLVSDLKAADQFLQKKIHYIGLDKTTAYMNICASNNA, from the coding sequence atcaaattttttgattATGGGTACTATGtgaataatattttggaTGGAAAGGATAACTTCACTTATCTGGATATACACCTGGTTGATGGTTTTTTGTGGGACATCAATAAGGCCAACGTAAGTGAAGAGATTAAGAGACAAAATATCAGTAAGGTTGACTTGCAGTTCATTTTGCGGTGGCACTTGTACTCGGAGAGCAGGAGCATCTCGCTTGTCTGCGGCAGGGCCGAGCCGGACGGGGGGAGCGTCTGCGGTAGGGGTGGGAGCAGCGGTAGGAGTGGAAGCAGTGATAGCAGCTGCAGAAGTGGAAGCAGCGGTAGGAGTGAAAGCAGCGGCAGACGTGGAAGCAGCGGCGATAGTCGCAGAAGCGGAGGGAATGGCCACATCCCGGAAGAAGCGGCGCAGAGCTCAGGAGGGTACACAGCCGATGAGCAGGATGCGGAAGGTGCATCCCGGGTGGGGGACACCCCCAACTCGGGCGATGCTTCCAAAACGGGGGACACCTCCAACTCGGGTGATGCTTCCAAAACGGGGGACACCTCCAACTCGGGTGATGCATCCGATGTGGAAAGTGCACCCGAGGGAGAGTCCCGCGCAGACCAAGTGACGAAGCATTACAACGACTACTACAAAAACCTGCTCCAAGTGAGGAACCAAAACTTCGAAAGTATCCTGTCTCTAGTATATTACATGTTTCTGGAAAATCTGggaattttcacaaaaaattgtggagTCACAGTTTTTGGTCTTCTACTATCAGAAGTAAGAAACAAAGATATCGATTGTAACATCTTGATCTTATTTGAATTATTGAAGTTCGGATTTTTAACTACCGAACCATTGGTACCTCCAAATGGAAAATCCTATCCAGAAAATGCTTACGCTTCTGTTctgaattgtaaaaatttgactgaacaagataaaaaaagtgttacCCTTTTATCTCgaatatattcattatacAATGTAGATATAGATAATTGTACAACGTATGATGGACTTATTGATTTTGATctatgtgccttttttgctgtcgtaaaaataattaaaaaaacgttgAGACAGTTGCTACAGGCTTGTATTGCCAATGTACTTGTAAGTAATATGGATTTAATTCACCTTTTGCCAGAAAATTTGTACAACCCTAATGATAGCAACATTTCTGGTTTTTTCGTAACACATCACCTTATGGGTGTTTtaacgaaatattttttgttattcaattttgatgacttaaaaaggggagagacaACCATCCGTAAGGGTTCAGGGGGATCCACCAGTGAAAGCGAAACGACTACCTTGGATAAAGCACATGAGCAGGGTGTAAAATCTGCAGGGGTAATACAGGAAAAGGTACATAGTGAAATAATCATGGGAGGTACGGAAGAGAATAAATCGAATAGCAACCACGTaagtcaaaatggaaaggatgaaaaaatagccCAAGGGAACCCACCAATCCCACCTCAAAACGAAAAGGTTAGCAAAACGGAGCATGTTGAACAAAGGGACCATCAATCGTTGAAAAAGAATTCTTCGAGGACCGATGCGAGTATGTCTAATGAACGAGCAGAATCAAGTAGTCCTAACAGTTGGAAGGGTTGCAGCACACGTAATAACAAACCGAATGAGGACCATGCCTGTGAGGGGGACAGCACTGTGGAAGATGTGTGCACTGATGAGAGGAACGGGTTCATCGGTCGAGAGAGTGAAGGGGAGGGAAGTGGACCAAAGAATCACGACTTTctggggggaagcggcacacgcaggagcagcagcgaGGGAGCTGGTAACAACAGCTACGAATGCGAAGAGACGGGGAACGCAGAAAGGCGAAACGGTCTTTACCCCAAGGGCCAAGATAATTCgcaaaacaattttaacgaATTTGAAAAGGCGGTGAGGAAAAACTTCCCGAGCTTCCTAAACCCAATCATTGATTTATGTAATGCCATAAACACGTGGAGGGACCACCTAAGTTTGATCACGCAGCTGGAGAAGCATACCAATGTGTACGACTTGGTCTCAGACCTGAAGGCAGCAGATCAatttttgcagaaaaaaattcactacATAGGGTTGGACAAGACGACGGCGTACATGAACATTTGCGCTTCGAACAACGCGTAG